A stretch of the Pantoea nemavictus genome encodes the following:
- a CDS encoding ABC transporter substrate-binding protein, whose translation MKFAKGLTLFALALSAHTAFAADENVPTDSSIHVQADPALKSLLPADVVKRGYIVAGTNPNTPPTTFYKEDNKTLAGREIDIMNAVGERLGIQVQWRDTGGFDNIIPGLKTGRYDVALSNINATPARAKIIDFVGYYDASRLGIISRKDANIAPFKNLSDVCGKEVGAGSGTTQVTRLEEASKACEAAGNKPIKVSVFPDRPAGVQAVVSGRVPMFLGPYEGLLWQVKVIKPLTMSGEITVHDAPVSVAFPKDSALEPAVQAALNSLIKDGSYNKILDNWGIGFGAVKQAKRNQEIFQ comes from the coding sequence GTGAAATTCGCAAAAGGTTTAACTCTTTTTGCGCTCGCTCTGAGTGCACACACCGCGTTCGCCGCCGATGAAAATGTCCCAACTGACAGCTCAATTCATGTGCAGGCCGATCCTGCATTGAAAAGCCTGCTGCCTGCAGATGTGGTTAAACGTGGCTACATTGTGGCCGGAACCAACCCCAACACGCCGCCAACCACCTTCTATAAAGAAGACAACAAAACCCTGGCCGGTCGTGAAATCGATATCATGAATGCCGTGGGTGAGCGCCTGGGAATCCAGGTTCAGTGGCGCGATACCGGCGGTTTCGACAACATTATTCCGGGCCTGAAAACCGGTCGTTACGATGTGGCGCTCTCAAACATCAACGCCACCCCGGCGCGCGCCAAAATCATCGACTTTGTCGGTTATTACGATGCTAGCCGCCTGGGCATTATCTCGCGTAAAGATGCCAATATTGCCCCGTTCAAAAACCTGTCAGATGTCTGCGGTAAAGAAGTCGGTGCCGGTTCCGGTACCACGCAGGTCACGCGTCTCGAAGAAGCCAGCAAAGCCTGTGAAGCCGCCGGTAACAAACCTATCAAGGTGTCGGTATTCCCGGATCGTCCAGCGGGCGTGCAGGCAGTGGTAAGTGGTCGCGTGCCGATGTTCCTCGGCCCGTACGAAGGTTTGCTGTGGCAGGTGAAAGTGATCAAACCGTTGACCATGAGCGGCGAAATCACCGTGCACGATGCGCCAGTTTCTGTCGCCTTCCCGAAAGATTCAGCGCTGGAGCCAGCGGTACAGGCGGCACTGAACTCGCTGATCAAAGATGGCAGCTACAACAAGATCCTCGACAACTGGGGCATCGGTTTTGGTGCTGTTAAACAAGCCAAACGCAATCAGGAAATCTTTCAATGA
- a CDS encoding alpha/beta fold hydrolase, with protein sequence MSASVLKDAPGWTQPFAPLDGFSHHYATVDGVRLHYVSGGNVNGETLLLLAGFPQSWFAWRQVMALLGDRYFIVAPDLPGQGDSDKPLSGYDTTSLAQKVQGLMQQLNHSRYYLAAHDVGAWVAWPYATLYGDQVKKLALLDAGIPGVTLPEALPATPDKAWKTWHFAFHLLPDLPEVLIEGRETVYLEWFLKRKAASPMVFTDEDMAEYTRLLQQKGAIRAGMAAYREVTVSAAQNRDLLRERGKLTLPLLAISADQGSIADMALPLGEFAANVTGIKIAHCGHFIPDEQPQALAEALSEFFI encoded by the coding sequence ATGTCAGCTTCAGTATTAAAAGACGCGCCCGGTTGGACGCAGCCCTTTGCGCCACTCGACGGTTTTTCTCACCATTACGCCACCGTTGATGGCGTGCGCTTGCACTATGTCAGCGGCGGTAACGTAAACGGTGAAACCCTGCTACTGCTGGCCGGTTTTCCGCAAAGCTGGTTTGCCTGGCGTCAGGTGATGGCGCTGTTGGGCGATCGCTACTTTATTGTTGCGCCGGATCTGCCCGGGCAGGGCGATTCCGACAAACCGCTCAGCGGCTACGACACTACCTCGCTGGCGCAGAAAGTGCAGGGCTTGATGCAGCAGCTGAACCACTCGCGCTACTACCTTGCCGCGCATGATGTGGGCGCCTGGGTTGCCTGGCCTTATGCCACGCTGTATGGCGATCAAGTGAAAAAGCTGGCGCTGCTCGATGCCGGTATTCCTGGCGTGACCTTACCGGAAGCATTGCCCGCTACGCCGGATAAAGCGTGGAAAACCTGGCACTTTGCCTTCCACCTGTTGCCGGATCTACCGGAAGTCTTAATTGAGGGTCGCGAAACGGTTTATCTTGAATGGTTCCTGAAACGCAAAGCGGCTAGCCCGATGGTATTCACCGATGAGGATATGGCGGAATACACCCGTTTATTACAGCAGAAGGGCGCCATACGCGCGGGGATGGCGGCTTACCGCGAAGTGACGGTGTCGGCGGCACAAAATCGGGATTTACTGCGAGAGCGGGGCAAATTAACGCTGCCGCTGCTGGCTATCAGCGCCGATCAAGGTTCGATTGCCGATATGGCGTTGCCGCTTGGAGAGTTTGCGGCAAATGTCACGGGAATTAAGATCGCGCACTGCGGTCACTTCATCCCAGATGAGCAACCGCAGGCGCTAGCCGAAGCGTTAAGCGAGTTCTTTATTTAG
- a CDS encoding TonB-dependent siderophore receptor, with protein MNNNKTFAVKSQRHPAILAAIYGVSMWTSANSMAAEEANTLTVLAQESNAQGYNATSSSVGSKTPTPRLNEAQSVSVVTQQQLEDYQVSNLAEAMRFVSGVSEGNTLAGTEDGFVRRGFGSNSDGSIYRDGVRSSQGLNFDATTERVEVLKGSASLLYGIQNPGGVINVISKKPQYEWHTKVSGKTSSEGGGAGTVDVTGPLGNGFAFRMIAEKQNQDYWRNFGSEKHQLIAPSLQWFGEQASFLISYADYQYDIPYDRGTAFINGKPIDIGYKDRLDDKANHAWGHNKTLNAHYDWQFNEAWSTRVTLGWNQRQYDNNEVRVTAVNPTTGAVTRRADANRGFNHKTKYVSWDLIGSQQVFGMTHDIVLGTDYEMIQTYRAHQYQGKANNGFNFYDPQYDILAPVTNSSTENSANANNLNRTHSRSLYAKDSISLTENWIAVLGGRYQHYEQRASKGFDPEVQTLDSEGNKFLPQAGLIYKITPDVSLYTSVSKSFTPSTDVDDDGNVGKPEQGTTWEVGSKWQISPKLFASVALYRINERDMSLSINGTTRAINKARSSGAEFELNGEVMPGWDLSANYSYDKAKIVDDGVNSDNNGNRLQNAPRHSGALYLSHNLAISGIPGDFRVGGGARYIGTRAGDPENSFSMPDYVVADSFIAWNNQLFGEKTQLKLNLNNLFNKHYYTSSGGNLRVREGETRNLMLEASVEF; from the coding sequence ATGAATAACAATAAGACGTTCGCCGTTAAATCCCAGCGTCATCCAGCCATTCTGGCGGCTATTTATGGCGTAAGCATGTGGACTTCCGCAAATAGCATGGCGGCAGAAGAAGCTAATACGTTGACCGTTTTGGCGCAGGAGAGTAATGCGCAAGGTTATAACGCCACCAGCAGCTCCGTCGGCAGCAAAACGCCCACGCCGCGTCTGAATGAGGCGCAATCCGTCAGCGTGGTGACCCAGCAGCAGCTGGAGGATTATCAGGTATCAAACCTTGCCGAAGCGATGCGTTTTGTCAGCGGCGTCAGCGAAGGCAACACATTGGCTGGCACCGAAGATGGCTTTGTGCGGCGCGGTTTTGGCAGCAATTCAGATGGTTCGATCTACCGTGACGGCGTGCGCAGCAGCCAGGGACTGAATTTTGATGCCACCACCGAGCGGGTTGAAGTGTTGAAAGGCTCCGCATCACTGCTGTACGGGATCCAGAATCCCGGCGGCGTCATCAATGTCATCAGCAAGAAGCCGCAGTATGAGTGGCACACCAAAGTCAGCGGCAAAACCTCAAGTGAAGGCGGCGGCGCGGGTACCGTGGATGTCACCGGTCCGCTCGGCAACGGCTTTGCCTTTCGAATGATTGCCGAAAAACAGAACCAGGATTACTGGCGCAATTTTGGTAGCGAAAAGCACCAGCTGATCGCGCCTTCATTACAGTGGTTTGGCGAGCAAGCTAGCTTCCTGATCAGCTATGCCGATTATCAGTACGATATTCCCTACGATCGCGGCACCGCATTTATCAACGGCAAACCCATTGATATTGGCTACAAAGATCGCCTTGATGACAAAGCCAACCACGCGTGGGGCCACAACAAAACCCTCAACGCGCACTACGACTGGCAATTTAACGAGGCGTGGAGCACCCGCGTGACGCTGGGCTGGAACCAGCGCCAATACGACAACAACGAAGTGCGCGTCACCGCGGTGAATCCCACCACGGGCGCAGTGACACGTCGTGCCGACGCCAATCGCGGCTTCAATCATAAAACCAAGTACGTTTCATGGGATTTGATCGGTTCACAGCAAGTGTTCGGCATGACGCACGATATCGTGCTGGGCACCGATTACGAAATGATCCAAACCTACCGCGCGCATCAGTACCAGGGCAAAGCCAACAACGGATTTAATTTCTACGATCCGCAATATGACATCCTCGCGCCTGTAACGAATAGCAGCACGGAAAATAGCGCTAACGCCAACAACCTTAACCGCACCCACAGCCGTTCGCTCTATGCCAAAGACAGCATCAGCCTGACCGAAAACTGGATTGCGGTGCTCGGTGGGCGTTATCAGCATTATGAACAGCGTGCTTCGAAAGGTTTCGATCCGGAGGTGCAAACCCTGGACAGCGAAGGCAACAAATTCCTGCCGCAGGCCGGTTTAATCTACAAAATCACACCTGACGTTTCGCTCTACACCAGCGTGAGTAAATCCTTCACCCCTTCCACCGATGTGGATGACGATGGCAACGTCGGCAAACCGGAACAGGGCACCACCTGGGAAGTGGGCAGCAAATGGCAGATTTCACCCAAGCTGTTTGCTAGCGTAGCGTTGTATCGCATCAATGAGCGTGACATGTCGCTCAGCATTAACGGCACCACGCGCGCCATTAATAAAGCCCGCTCCAGCGGCGCAGAATTTGAGTTAAATGGCGAAGTGATGCCGGGCTGGGATCTCAGCGCTAACTATAGCTATGACAAGGCAAAGATTGTTGATGATGGCGTTAACTCCGACAATAACGGCAATCGCCTGCAGAACGCGCCCCGCCATTCCGGTGCGCTCTATCTGAGCCATAACCTGGCAATCTCCGGCATTCCGGGTGATTTCCGCGTGGGCGGCGGCGCACGCTATATCGGCACGCGCGCCGGCGATCCGGAAAACAGTTTCAGCATGCCCGATTACGTGGTGGCAGATAGCTTTATTGCCTGGAACAATCAGCTGTTTGGCGAGAAAACGCAGCTCAAACTGAATCTGAATAACCTGTTTAACAAACACTATTACACCTCCAGCGGCGGCAATTTACGCGTGCGTGAAGGCGAAACCCGTAATCTGATGCTCGAGGCCAGCGTTGAATTCTGA
- a CDS encoding MurR/RpiR family transcriptional regulator: protein MSRNRIKSRVDILGERYRLRAPTLSTRLQTVARYIHDNREAILDATAMEIADATHTSDATVVRAVQALGFAGLRDLKTTLVAWFGPAMNSEEKMSATVEELSCDINSGIDFVLSGHKRACDALAEPHNRQAVAQAVTHLIDARQVALFGINASGILADYSARLFTRIGIPAVTLNRSGIALAEQLITLQRGDVLIMMAQKSAHREGITALKEAKRLGMPVILLTNAIDSAFAQQADVIINVPRGGENGRMPLHGTVLVCLEMLILSVASATSTRTVKTMKRIQDLNRSLKPGGKK from the coding sequence ATGAGTAGAAATAGGATTAAAAGCCGTGTGGATATATTGGGTGAACGTTATCGGCTACGCGCACCGACATTATCTACGCGTCTGCAAACGGTGGCGCGATATATCCACGATAATCGTGAGGCAATATTGGATGCCACCGCGATGGAAATAGCCGATGCAACTCATACCTCCGATGCCACAGTGGTGCGTGCGGTTCAGGCGCTAGGATTTGCCGGTTTGCGTGATTTAAAAACCACGCTTGTCGCCTGGTTTGGTCCGGCGATGAATTCGGAAGAGAAGATGAGCGCCACCGTGGAAGAACTCTCTTGCGATATCAATTCGGGCATCGATTTCGTATTAAGCGGCCATAAGCGCGCCTGCGATGCGTTAGCAGAGCCGCACAATCGACAGGCCGTGGCGCAAGCGGTCACGCATCTGATTGATGCGCGTCAGGTTGCCCTGTTTGGCATCAACGCCTCTGGGATTCTGGCGGATTACAGCGCGCGGCTGTTTACCCGTATTGGTATTCCCGCAGTGACGCTGAATCGCTCCGGTATTGCGCTGGCGGAACAGCTGATCACGCTACAACGCGGCGATGTACTAATTATGATGGCGCAGAAATCGGCGCATCGTGAAGGCATCACGGCACTAAAAGAGGCGAAACGGCTGGGCATGCCGGTGATTTTGCTGACGAACGCCATTGATTCGGCTTTCGCTCAGCAGGCGGATGTGATCATTAACGTGCCGCGCGGCGGCGAGAATGGACGTATGCCGCTGCACGGCACGGTGCTGGTGTGTCTGGAAATGCTGATTCTGTCGGTGGCTTCAGCGACCTCAACGCGTACGGTAAAAACCATGAAGCGCATTCAGGATCTCAATCGATCGCTGAAGCCCGGCGGGAAAAAGTAA
- a CDS encoding TonB-dependent siderophore receptor, translating to MRGKKRPIALFLAGMLTSPAFAAETVEKLADDESMIVTAEQELKQQPGVSTITAEDIKKNPPVNDLSDIIRKMPGVNLTGNGASGSRGNNRQIDIRGMGPENTLVMIDGVPVSSRNSVRYSWRGERDSRGDTNWVPAEMVERIEVIRGPAAARYGSGAAGGVVNIITKRPTNDWHGSLSLYTSQPENDKEGDTRRANFNLSGPLAGDALTMRLYGNINRTDADAFDINTAENGSYAAGREGVRNKDINTVLSWKITPLQIVDFSYGYSRQGNIYAGDTQNSNSNASTGGLVESLYGDETNRMYRQSYGIAHNGIWDWGTSKLNFNYEKTNNTRLQEGTAGRTEGMINSDTYATSRLESYRAGGEINFPLQLLVDQTVTLGAEWNRDELNDPASMLAASAPGVNLPDSSGDPSQRSSKNSATLSSLFFEDNIAATDSTEVIPGLRFDYHDQFGANWSPSLNVSQGLGEYFTLKAGIARVFKAPNLYQSTPGYLLSTRGNGCPIGLSRCYLLGNKDLDAETSVNKEIGLEFSNEGYVAGITWFRNDYKNKIVSGTEPVYSSTNPTYNVLRWENGGKAIVEGLEGNLTIPLIADTLEWRTNATYMFRSESKKTGNPLSVIPEFTINSQLEWQATQDLSANINWTQYGRQKPRQNVETVIDASNMTSREISPYSVFGLNVNYDITKNLRANAGINNLFDKRIYRENSGASTYNEPGRAYYAGVTMSF from the coding sequence ATGCGTGGCAAAAAGCGTCCGATTGCGCTTTTTTTAGCGGGAATGCTAACCTCGCCGGCTTTTGCAGCTGAAACCGTAGAAAAGCTGGCTGACGATGAATCAATGATTGTCACCGCCGAGCAGGAGCTCAAACAGCAACCGGGTGTGTCCACCATCACCGCTGAAGACATCAAGAAAAATCCCCCTGTTAACGATCTCTCAGACATCATCCGCAAAATGCCGGGCGTGAACCTGACCGGAAACGGTGCCAGCGGCAGCCGCGGCAACAACCGACAAATTGATATCCGTGGCATGGGCCCGGAGAACACCCTGGTGATGATTGACGGCGTGCCTGTCTCCTCTCGTAACTCGGTGCGCTATAGCTGGCGCGGCGAACGCGATTCTCGTGGCGACACCAACTGGGTGCCCGCAGAGATGGTCGAGCGCATTGAAGTGATTCGTGGTCCAGCCGCTGCGCGCTACGGTTCCGGGGCGGCAGGTGGCGTGGTGAATATCATCACTAAGCGCCCTACCAACGACTGGCACGGTTCGCTGTCGCTCTATACCAGCCAGCCAGAAAATGACAAAGAGGGTGATACGCGCCGCGCCAACTTCAACCTCAGCGGTCCACTGGCCGGTGATGCGCTAACCATGCGGCTGTACGGCAACATCAACCGTACCGATGCCGATGCGTTCGATATCAACACCGCTGAAAATGGCTCCTACGCGGCAGGTCGCGAGGGCGTGCGTAACAAAGACATCAACACGGTGCTGTCGTGGAAAATCACCCCGCTGCAAATCGTTGACTTCTCTTACGGCTACAGCCGTCAGGGCAATATCTACGCCGGTGATACGCAAAACAGTAATAGCAACGCCAGCACCGGCGGCTTAGTGGAATCGCTGTATGGCGATGAGACCAACCGCATGTATCGCCAAAGCTATGGTATTGCGCATAACGGGATTTGGGATTGGGGCACCTCGAAGCTCAACTTCAACTACGAGAAAACCAATAACACCCGCTTGCAGGAAGGTACCGCAGGCCGTACCGAAGGGATGATCAACAGCGACACCTATGCCACCAGCCGATTAGAAAGCTATCGTGCAGGCGGTGAAATCAACTTCCCGCTGCAGCTGCTGGTTGATCAAACCGTTACTCTCGGTGCCGAGTGGAACCGCGATGAGTTGAACGATCCGGCTTCAATGCTGGCAGCTAGCGCGCCCGGTGTGAATCTGCCCGACAGCTCTGGCGATCCCTCGCAGCGCAGCAGTAAAAATAGCGCCACCCTCAGTTCACTCTTTTTTGAAGACAACATCGCCGCGACCGATAGCACCGAAGTGATTCCCGGCCTGCGATTTGATTATCACGATCAATTTGGCGCGAACTGGAGCCCGAGCCTCAACGTCTCGCAAGGCCTGGGGGAATACTTCACCTTAAAAGCCGGTATTGCACGGGTGTTTAAAGCACCCAATCTGTATCAGTCAACGCCGGGTTATCTGCTTTCAACGCGCGGCAACGGTTGCCCAATTGGCCTTAGCCGATGCTATTTATTAGGCAATAAAGACCTTGATGCGGAAACCAGCGTCAATAAAGAGATTGGGCTGGAGTTCAGTAATGAGGGTTATGTGGCGGGCATCACCTGGTTCCGCAACGATTATAAGAACAAGATCGTTTCTGGTACCGAACCGGTCTATTCCAGCACTAATCCAACTTACAACGTGCTGCGCTGGGAAAACGGCGGAAAGGCGATTGTTGAAGGGCTGGAAGGTAACCTAACCATCCCTTTGATTGCCGATACGCTGGAATGGCGTACCAACGCCACCTACATGTTCCGCTCTGAGAGCAAGAAAACCGGCAATCCGCTGTCAGTGATCCCGGAATTTACCATCAACTCTCAGTTGGAGTGGCAGGCGACACAAGATCTTAGCGCCAATATCAACTGGACGCAGTATGGCCGCCAGAAACCGCGTCAGAATGTTGAGACCGTTATCGATGCCAGCAACATGACCTCGAGAGAGATCAGCCCGTATTCGGTGTTTGGTCTGAACGTCAATTACGACATCACCAAAAATCTGCGCGCCAATGCAGGTATCAACAACCTGTTTGATAAACGCATTTACCGCGAGAATTCGGGTGCTTCAACCTACAATGAACCGGGCCGCGCTTATTATGCCGGGGTAACGATGTCGTTCTGA
- a CDS encoding DMT family transporter, with amino-acid sequence MRTSDLLRLLLLAAIWGASFLFMRIAVPALGAVNTAFLRVLCGMLGLLIIMAVMRIPRRFVGKLGWAMLLGVINSAIPFLMYCLAARVLPAGYSAILNATTPLMGVLIGAAFFDDKLTLNKVLSMTAGFAGIIVISTTGEAHLSSALIFGILACLVATACYGVAGFLAKRWIGARGGLDATKVAFGSQLGASLFLLPFFAFSAPQTPAASWQIPQVWACILAIGFICTALAYILYFRLLADIGPLRTLTVTFMIPPFGILWGWLVLGEQINQGFIGGSLLIVCAVWLVTSNGLGKRATLKSGANK; translated from the coding sequence ATGCGAACATCGGATTTGTTGCGACTGCTGCTGCTGGCGGCGATTTGGGGTGCCAGTTTTTTGTTTATGCGCATTGCCGTACCGGCGTTGGGCGCGGTAAACACCGCATTTTTACGTGTGTTATGCGGCATGTTGGGTTTGTTGATTATCATGGCGGTGATGCGTATTCCGCGTCGCTTTGTCGGCAAACTGGGCTGGGCGATGCTGTTGGGCGTGATCAACTCCGCCATTCCGTTCCTGATGTATTGTCTGGCGGCGCGCGTGCTGCCTGCCGGCTACTCCGCGATTCTCAATGCCACCACGCCGCTCATGGGCGTGCTTATCGGTGCAGCATTCTTCGACGATAAGCTGACGCTCAATAAAGTGCTGAGCATGACTGCAGGATTTGCCGGCATTATTGTCATCAGCACCACCGGCGAAGCCCACTTAAGCAGTGCGTTAATCTTCGGGATTTTGGCCTGTTTAGTGGCGACCGCCTGTTACGGCGTGGCGGGTTTTCTGGCGAAACGCTGGATCGGCGCGCGTGGCGGATTAGACGCCACCAAGGTAGCGTTTGGTAGCCAACTCGGCGCATCGCTATTTTTACTGCCGTTCTTCGCCTTCAGCGCACCGCAAACGCCTGCCGCCAGCTGGCAAATCCCGCAAGTATGGGCCTGCATTTTGGCGATTGGTTTTATCTGTACCGCCCTCGCCTACATCCTCTACTTCCGTTTGCTGGCTGATATTGGTCCGCTACGCACCTTAACCGTCACCTTTATGATCCCGCCCTTCGGTATTTTGTGGGGCTGGTTAGTATTGGGTGAGCAGATAAATCAGGGCTTTATTGGCGGCTCGCTGCTGATTGTTTGTGCAGTGTGGCTGGTGACCAGTAATGGATTGGGCAAGCGCGCCACGCTAAAGAGCGGCGCGAATAAATAG
- a CDS encoding amino acid ABC transporter ATP-binding protein, whose protein sequence is MGEAIALRKVTKRFSGVTILDEVNLDIPAGSVTVILGPSGSGKSTLLRCINHLEKLDGGTIRIGGEIIGYKQKGQALHELSSSEVARQRAEIGMVFQQFNLFPHRTVLQNIVDAPMRVKKQSRQQATSKALSLLKQVGLSGREDEWPQNLSGGQQQRVAIARALAMDPGVMLFDEPTSALDPELVGEVLQVIQQLAHSGITMVVVTHEIGFAREVADNIVFMESGKIVAAGPTQQVLDDPENGRVRNFIATVL, encoded by the coding sequence ATGGGTGAAGCCATCGCCTTACGTAAAGTCACCAAGCGCTTCTCAGGCGTCACCATTCTTGATGAAGTGAATCTGGATATTCCGGCCGGTTCGGTGACGGTGATCCTGGGGCCATCGGGCTCAGGAAAATCGACGCTGCTGCGCTGCATCAACCATCTGGAAAAACTCGACGGTGGCACCATTCGCATCGGCGGCGAAATCATTGGCTATAAGCAGAAAGGCCAGGCACTGCACGAGTTGAGCAGCAGCGAAGTGGCGCGCCAGCGTGCCGAAATCGGCATGGTGTTCCAGCAGTTCAACCTGTTTCCGCATCGTACCGTGTTGCAAAACATCGTTGATGCGCCGATGCGGGTGAAGAAGCAGAGCCGCCAGCAGGCAACCAGCAAAGCGTTGTCGCTGCTAAAGCAGGTGGGTTTATCCGGTCGTGAAGATGAGTGGCCGCAGAATCTCTCCGGTGGGCAACAGCAGCGCGTGGCGATTGCCCGTGCGCTGGCCATGGATCCTGGCGTGATGCTGTTTGATGAACCTACCTCAGCGCTCGATCCAGAACTGGTCGGCGAAGTGTTACAGGTGATTCAACAGCTGGCGCACTCCGGCATCACCATGGTGGTGGTGACGCATGAGATTGGTTTTGCGCGCGAGGTTGCCGACAACATTGTCTTTATGGAGAGCGGCAAAATCGTGGCGGCTGGGCCAACCCAGCAGGTCCTCGACGACCCGGAAAACGGGCGCGTAAGAAATTTTATTGCCACAGTCCTCTAG
- a CDS encoding ABC transporter substrate-binding protein produces the protein MLRVLACFLLLLSSAAWAKTIIDIDGNHVVIPDHPQRIVLGESRMLYTLALLEPGDPFQHIVAWPQDLKKYDSQTWNSFARQFPQMLKIPSLGSGGPNAINPEQILAMKPDVVILPSLARYDDADLRLVTMLKAAHIPVVKIDLRVHLLKNTRRSVEIFGEVLNQQARAQAFNRFYDRHMQVIRERLDRYHGPKPSVLLQLHLGRRNECCVTAINGSLGELLNAAGGENIANKTQHGVFGRLSEESVIAAQPDYYIATGFGDNASQGLLKLGPEVAPETVLSSFRQLTAQQNGLRELNAVHNGHSAVIWMNFYLSPWHIAATEFMAKTLYPQLFADVEPEQTLQQIFHDFLPIPFSGTYFTLISATDDK, from the coding sequence ATGCTGCGGGTGCTGGCCTGTTTCCTGCTGCTCTTAAGCAGCGCGGCGTGGGCGAAAACTATCATCGATATCGACGGAAACCATGTGGTGATTCCCGACCATCCGCAGCGCATCGTGCTGGGTGAAAGCCGCATGTTGTATACGCTGGCGTTACTCGAACCGGGCGATCCGTTTCAACACATTGTGGCGTGGCCGCAGGACCTGAAAAAATACGATAGCCAAACCTGGAATAGCTTTGCGCGCCAGTTCCCCCAGATGCTGAAAATTCCTTCGCTGGGTTCCGGCGGACCTAACGCCATCAATCCCGAGCAAATTCTGGCCATGAAACCGGACGTGGTGATTTTACCGAGCCTGGCGCGCTACGATGATGCCGATTTGCGCCTGGTGACCATGCTGAAAGCGGCGCATATCCCGGTGGTGAAGATCGATTTACGCGTACATTTGCTGAAAAACACCCGACGCAGCGTGGAAATTTTTGGTGAAGTATTGAATCAGCAAGCGCGGGCTCAGGCATTTAATCGCTTTTACGATCGGCATATGCAGGTGATTCGTGAACGCCTCGACCGCTATCACGGCCCGAAACCTTCGGTGCTGCTGCAGCTGCATCTTGGCCGGCGAAATGAGTGCTGCGTGACGGCGATTAACGGTAGCCTCGGTGAATTATTGAATGCAGCAGGCGGCGAAAACATTGCCAATAAAACGCAGCATGGCGTGTTTGGTCGTCTCAGCGAAGAGAGCGTTATCGCCGCGCAACCGGATTACTACATCGCGACCGGCTTTGGCGATAACGCTTCTCAGGGATTGCTCAAGTTGGGTCCTGAGGTGGCGCCCGAAACGGTGCTCAGCAGTTTCAGGCAGCTCACCGCGCAGCAAAATGGTTTGCGCGAACTGAACGCAGTGCACAATGGTCACTCTGCAGTCATCTGGATGAACTTTTATCTCAGCCCGTGGCATATTGCCGCGACAGAGTTTATGGCGAAAACCCTCTATCCCCAGCTGTTTGCCGACGTGGAACCTGAGCAGACGCTGCAGCAGATTTTTCACGATTTTTTACCGATTCCCTTTAGCGGTACCTATTTTACGTTAATCAGTGCCACGGATGATAAATAA
- a CDS encoding amino acid ABC transporter permease, which yields MSDIHHHTDDLKIVGKRYYGRWLSALVVLLCVVAMAHSMINNPRFEWSVIAENFTGESILQGVLMTLQLTAISVVLGFAFGTVLALMRLSSNPVLVGVSWFYTWFFRGVPMLVQLFLWYNIAALYPTIALSIPGLGEIWSTQSNALVSPFSAAVIALVMHQSAYAAEIVRAGIQSVGNGQLEAARALGYRPSQIFRHTVLPQAMRAIMPPAGNEIIGQLKTTAVVSVISLQDVLFSAQIIYQRTYEVIPLLLVATLWYLLMTSVLSVGQFYVERYFGRGVTRREKRSLLKSLPGFSAAKAERSVSNG from the coding sequence ATGAGTGACATTCACCACCATACCGACGACCTGAAAATCGTCGGCAAACGTTACTACGGACGCTGGCTGAGTGCGCTGGTGGTGCTGTTGTGCGTGGTGGCGATGGCGCACTCGATGATTAACAATCCACGCTTCGAATGGAGCGTGATTGCGGAAAACTTCACCGGCGAGTCGATCCTGCAAGGCGTGTTGATGACGCTGCAGCTCACCGCCATCTCTGTGGTGCTGGGGTTTGCTTTTGGTACGGTGCTGGCGCTGATGCGCCTCTCCTCCAATCCGGTGCTGGTGGGCGTGAGCTGGTTTTATACCTGGTTCTTCCGCGGTGTGCCGATGCTGGTGCAGCTGTTCCTGTGGTACAACATTGCGGCGCTTTATCCGACTATCGCACTCTCCATTCCCGGCCTTGGTGAAATCTGGAGCACTCAATCGAACGCGCTGGTGAGCCCCTTCAGTGCTGCGGTGATCGCGCTGGTGATGCACCAATCCGCGTACGCCGCTGAGATTGTGCGTGCCGGTATCCAGAGTGTCGGCAACGGCCAGCTGGAAGCGGCGCGTGCGCTGGGCTATCGCCCGTCACAGATTTTCCGCCATACCGTATTACCGCAGGCGATGCGCGCCATCATGCCGCCCGCCGGTAACGAAATTATTGGTCAGCTGAAAACCACTGCGGTGGTCTCGGTGATCTCACTGCAGGACGTGCTGTTTTCGGCGCAGATTATCTATCAGCGTACCTATGAAGTGATTCCGCTGCTGCTGGTTGCCACGCTGTGGTATCTGCTGATGACCTCGGTGTTGTCGGTGGGGCAGTTCTATGTGGAGCGCTATTTTGGACGTGGTGTGACGCGCCGGGAAAAACGCAGCTTGTTGAAATCGCTGCCGGGCTTCTCAGCGGCCAAAGCAGAAAGGAGCGTCAGCAATGGGTGA